One genomic region from Spirosoma sp. KCTC 42546 encodes:
- a CDS encoding transglutaminase family protein produces the protein MQLNAGCELSFQAQNPTPLVLMLRPRSGAGQWIIREEYQITPAVNVTEFTDMYGNLCQRVVAPEGPFSIHFSATVQTADLIDVSPGAPLTPVEDLPDDVLHYTLPSRYCQSDQLGNLAAEITTDKEPGYDQAEAIRKWIHENIKYEYGTSNASTSAIDTANSRIGVCRDFTHLGISLCRSLNIPARMVVGYLYQLDPMDLHAWFEAYVDGRWFTFDATQAQPRGNRITVAYGRDAADVAFTTQFGPMQLNDMKVWVDSALNDVEESEKNGDMVATPSTSSGSLMETDKN, from the coding sequence ATGCAACTCAATGCCGGCTGTGAGCTATCCTTTCAGGCACAAAACCCAACGCCTTTAGTGTTAATGCTTCGTCCACGCTCGGGTGCCGGACAGTGGATTATTCGGGAAGAATATCAGATTACCCCCGCCGTGAATGTGACGGAATTTACGGATATGTATGGCAATCTCTGCCAGCGGGTTGTGGCTCCGGAAGGGCCGTTTTCCATTCACTTTTCGGCAACTGTTCAAACCGCCGATCTGATTGACGTTTCACCGGGCGCTCCCCTCACACCCGTTGAGGATTTACCCGATGATGTACTACATTATACATTACCAAGCCGGTATTGTCAGTCCGATCAGTTAGGCAATTTGGCTGCCGAAATTACAACGGATAAAGAGCCTGGTTACGATCAGGCCGAAGCCATTCGAAAGTGGATTCACGAGAATATTAAGTACGAATACGGAACCAGCAATGCCAGTACATCAGCCATTGATACAGCCAATAGCCGGATTGGTGTTTGTCGCGATTTTACACATCTTGGCATTTCACTCTGTCGTTCATTGAATATTCCGGCCCGTATGGTTGTTGGCTATTTGTATCAACTTGATCCGATGGATCTCCATGCCTGGTTTGAAGCTTATGTAGATGGTCGATGGTTTACGTTCGACGCTACCCAGGCCCAACCCCGTGGTAACCGGATCACGGTGGCTTATGGGCGCGATGCAGCTGACGTGGCTTTTACAACACAGTTTGGCCCCATGCAGCTCAACGACATGAAGGTATGGGTCGATTCGGCCCTGAATGATGTAGAAGAGAGTGAAAAAAACGGTGATATGGTTGCAACTCCTTCAACTTCGTCGGGGTCTCTTATGGAAACAGACAAAAACTAA